In the genome of Xanthobacteraceae bacterium, one region contains:
- a CDS encoding DUF1499 domain-containing protein: MIRRRLYAEIRVSRLAVWSWRIALFALPVIFLAVLLHRLGAIEYEVAYLLLAAGLAVALAGMLFAIAAFVKIWNEGLRGLGSAISAFVVAAALLAYPVFDSLRSINLPPISDITTDFSDPPRFSAVATSRPRGANNPAYPGAAVANIQRQAYPGVKSADFDSSPDEMFNIAVGVVEQYGWRILDSIPPRAGERDGLIEAVAQTAVMGFREDVVIRIRAVQNGVRVDMRSASRYGTRDFGSNARRIEAFMVQLTDARRRSR; the protein is encoded by the coding sequence ATGATCCGACGCCGGCTTTATGCTGAAATCCGCGTCTCCAGACTTGCTGTTTGGAGCTGGCGAATCGCGCTGTTCGCGTTGCCAGTGATATTTCTCGCGGTGCTTCTGCACCGCCTTGGCGCGATCGAATACGAGGTCGCCTATCTGCTGCTGGCGGCGGGTCTTGCCGTCGCGCTCGCCGGAATGCTGTTCGCAATCGCGGCCTTCGTGAAAATCTGGAACGAGGGTTTGCGCGGGCTTGGCTCGGCCATCAGCGCTTTTGTGGTCGCGGCCGCGCTGCTCGCCTACCCGGTGTTCGATTCGCTTCGCAGCATCAACCTGCCGCCGATCAGCGACATCACGACCGATTTCAGCGATCCGCCTCGTTTCTCGGCGGTTGCAACCTCGCGCCCGCGCGGCGCGAACAATCCTGCTTATCCGGGGGCGGCGGTCGCGAATATCCAGAGGCAGGCTTATCCCGGCGTGAAGTCGGCGGATTTCGACTCTTCGCCCGACGAAATGTTCAACATCGCTGTCGGTGTGGTCGAACAATACGGCTGGCGGATTCTCGACAGCATCCCGCCGCGTGCGGGTGAGCGCGACGGGTTGATCGAGGCGGTCGCGCAGACGGCAGTGATGGGCTTTCGCGAAGACGTGGTGATCCGGATACGCGCCGTGCAGAACGGTGTGCGGGTCGATATGCGATCCGCCTCGCGCTACGGCACGCGCGATTTCGGTTCGAACGCGCGGCGCATCGAGGCGTTCATGGTGCAGCTCACGGACGCCCGCCGCCGATCACGCTAG
- a CDS encoding MBL fold metallo-hydrolase: MTEEIRFNREFDAVPEQMEPVVPGIRRILADLPSPFTFKGTNTYVVGTGEVAVIDPGPDDPRHIEAILNGLRGETVTHILITHTHRDHSPGAAALQAATGAKTYGEGPHRPSRALHLGEAPAMDTGGDENFVPDHTLRDGDVIEGKGFAIEAITTPGHCANHLAFALRGTDALFSGDHVMGWATSIVAPPDGSMGDYMNSLHKLQGRPESFYLPGHGAPVPNAHKLLQQFVEHREAREAAILRKLSRGESDIPAIVQSIYLGLDPRLTKAAALTTYAHLETLLERNIVQADGGPSLEARYKLA; encoded by the coding sequence ATGACCGAAGAAATCCGATTTAACCGCGAGTTCGACGCCGTGCCGGAGCAAATGGAGCCGGTCGTGCCCGGAATCCGGCGTATCCTTGCGGACCTGCCCAGCCCGTTCACATTCAAGGGAACGAACACCTATGTCGTCGGGACCGGTGAAGTCGCGGTCATCGACCCCGGCCCGGACGACCCGCGCCACATCGAGGCGATCCTGAACGGCCTGCGCGGCGAGACCGTCACCCATATCCTGATCACCCATACCCATCGCGATCACTCACCCGGCGCGGCGGCGCTGCAAGCGGCCACCGGCGCAAAAACCTACGGCGAAGGACCGCACCGCCCTTCCCGCGCGCTGCATCTCGGCGAGGCCCCGGCAATGGATACCGGCGGCGACGAGAACTTCGTCCCCGATCACACGCTCCGCGACGGCGACGTGATCGAGGGCAAGGGCTTCGCAATCGAGGCGATCACTACGCCGGGGCATTGCGCGAACCATCTCGCCTTCGCCCTGCGCGGTACCGACGCGCTGTTTTCCGGCGACCATGTCATGGGCTGGGCTACTTCCATCGTCGCGCCGCCGGACGGCTCGATGGGTGACTACATGAATTCACTTCACAAGCTGCAAGGGCGGCCGGAATCGTTCTACCTTCCCGGCCATGGCGCGCCGGTACCGAACGCCCACAAGTTGCTCCAGCAATTCGTCGAGCATCGCGAGGCGCGCGAAGCCGCGATCCTGCGCAAGCTCTCGCGCGGCGAAAGCGACATCCCGGCCATCGTGCAGTCGATCTATCTGGGCCTCGACCCACGCCTCACGAAGGCCGCTGCGCTCACCACCTACGCGCATCTGGAAACGCTGCTGGAGCGCAATATCGTGCAGGCCGACGGCGGGCCGTCGCTGGAAGCGCGCTACAAGCTAGCGTGA
- a CDS encoding cold-shock protein, with product MPSGTVKWFNAQKGYGFIQPSDGGKDVFVHISAVEQAGLSTLSEGQKISFDIITTDRGRTAAGNLKVG from the coding sequence ATGCCCTCCGGTACCGTGAAGTGGTTCAACGCGCAGAAGGGCTACGGATTCATCCAGCCGTCCGATGGCGGCAAGGATGTATTCGTGCACATCAGCGCGGTGGAACAGGCCGGTCTCTCGACCCTGAGCGAAGGACAGAAAATCTCCTTCGACATCATCACTACCGACCGCGGCCGTACCGCTGCGGGCAATTTGAAGGTCGGCTGA
- a CDS encoding restriction endonuclease, whose amino-acid sequence MSKQQTHKDWEIYERMVARLIADQAGTDMCVTPNARIRGQLSGRSRQIDVLIEARHDTDNSRRLIVDAKRRTRKIDVKDVEELLGLMQDVKATHGYLVSATGHTKAAEKRAQMSVSIRIVPVDRLENFDPSTWPCCKNHQCANGRIFWDGYPELTLRGVPLEKSDQAVKTVSFVHYVGKCDRCGMFHVWCTTCDDTLITSHDDENDVGHQCRCKMPWFWLASVEEDDDGQSSAELHAVLGTGKVITASRRSL is encoded by the coding sequence ATGTCCAAACAGCAGACGCACAAGGATTGGGAAATTTACGAGCGCATGGTCGCACGCTTGATCGCTGATCAAGCGGGGACGGACATGTGTGTGACGCCTAATGCCCGCATCAGAGGACAACTTAGCGGACGGAGCAGACAGATCGACGTGCTAATCGAGGCGCGGCATGACACTGACAATTCCCGCCGACTTATTGTCGATGCGAAACGTCGAACCCGCAAAATCGATGTCAAGGATGTCGAAGAGTTGTTGGGTTTAATGCAAGACGTTAAAGCGACCCATGGCTATCTTGTCAGCGCGACCGGGCACACGAAGGCAGCAGAGAAGCGCGCGCAAATGTCTGTATCAATCCGTATCGTGCCAGTTGATAGGTTGGAAAATTTCGACCCCTCGACATGGCCGTGCTGCAAAAATCATCAGTGCGCAAACGGCCGGATTTTTTGGGACGGGTATCCCGAGTTGACGCTGCGAGGCGTACCGCTCGAAAAATCGGACCAAGCTGTGAAGACAGTCTCTTTCGTGCACTATGTCGGCAAATGCGACCGTTGCGGAATGTTTCATGTGTGGTGCACAACCTGCGACGATACACTAATAACATCGCACGACGATGAGAATGACGTGGGGCACCAATGTCGCTGCAAAATGCCCTGGTTCTGGCTGGCCTCAGTGGAGGAAGATGACGACGGGCAATCCTCCGCCGAACTTCACGCGGTGCTCGGCACAGGAAAGGTGATTACCGCGAGCCGGCGGAGCCTGTGA
- a CDS encoding ATP-binding protein: MSQKPELFLDFHGRFIDALGIQMYQKPTAAIAELIANSWDADAVAVDVTLPISLASNAKIVIADSGNGMTLQECQEHYLKVGRNRRNAGADKTPSGRPVLGRKGIGKFAGFGIAKKITVDTISRATGEHTVFEMDLERLRSDEFIEAGRHEIKVLSHEGPNKKRKGSGGTKIILDGLTLGRAQEPNGFAARMARRFLLAANTGSFAVTVNGIALSNVDIGTDVEFDFPTDYKAGERPSDLVIQGREGVEKIGDDEIRWRIRFRKEPIGDEEFRGVAVFCGIKVAQTPFFFELSGGLSGQHGQQYMFGHVRADFIDQLGDDIITTERQRINWEHEGAQALLKWGQERLKELLSIWKARRAEWRQKLIDQKIAPFADRLERLQAGEKKTVTSAIKKIATVSTLEDAEFADLAGAILTAWEQGRLREIIGRIAALDDADAGVILSVMGEAEVLTALHVAEVVKTKLELVRGLRKRVETKELENAIRDYIAKHPWLIEPRLEFFRKETSLNKLLAEVASSIKLDQHPDFSKRVDLLLANGDHLVLLEFMRPGVKLDRDHLDRFTQYVDELRGRILASTGGPFRRITGRLVADELTKSPGNMKAIERLEANDMYAMEWEMLLGRAETEFREYFEIMTDRAPDDARVRDLKPDGSEGKKPKDS, encoded by the coding sequence ATGAGCCAGAAGCCAGAACTCTTTTTGGATTTTCACGGACGCTTTATCGATGCGCTCGGAATCCAGATGTATCAGAAGCCGACCGCAGCTATCGCGGAATTGATCGCGAACTCATGGGACGCCGATGCGGTCGCGGTCGACGTCACCCTTCCGATTAGCCTCGCCTCCAACGCGAAAATCGTCATCGCGGACTCAGGTAACGGCATGACCTTGCAAGAATGTCAGGAGCATTACCTCAAGGTCGGCCGCAATCGCAGAAATGCTGGCGCGGACAAGACACCCTCGGGGCGGCCCGTGCTTGGGCGAAAGGGCATTGGCAAATTCGCCGGCTTCGGCATCGCCAAAAAGATCACGGTCGATACGATCAGCCGCGCGACGGGCGAGCATACGGTGTTTGAAATGGATCTCGAGCGGTTGCGGTCCGATGAATTCATCGAAGCGGGACGCCATGAAATTAAGGTATTGAGCCACGAAGGTCCCAACAAAAAACGCAAAGGGAGCGGAGGAACGAAGATCATTCTTGACGGCCTTACTTTAGGTCGCGCGCAGGAGCCGAATGGATTCGCCGCGCGTATGGCACGACGCTTTTTACTTGCCGCAAATACCGGCTCATTCGCTGTTACCGTGAACGGTATCGCGTTGTCGAATGTCGATATCGGCACTGATGTCGAATTCGACTTTCCGACCGATTACAAAGCGGGGGAACGGCCGTCCGATCTCGTAATTCAGGGTCGCGAGGGCGTTGAAAAGATCGGCGACGATGAAATTCGATGGCGCATCCGATTTCGTAAGGAACCTATTGGGGATGAGGAATTTCGCGGTGTTGCCGTCTTTTGCGGCATCAAGGTCGCGCAGACGCCATTCTTTTTCGAGCTTAGTGGTGGTTTGTCAGGGCAACACGGCCAGCAGTACATGTTCGGGCATGTGCGAGCGGACTTTATTGATCAGTTAGGCGACGACATCATTACGACGGAGCGCCAAAGGATCAACTGGGAGCACGAAGGCGCGCAAGCGCTTCTCAAGTGGGGCCAAGAGAGACTGAAAGAACTACTATCGATCTGGAAGGCGCGACGCGCGGAATGGCGTCAAAAGCTGATCGATCAAAAGATTGCTCCGTTTGCCGATCGTCTCGAACGATTGCAGGCTGGCGAGAAGAAGACCGTCACGTCAGCGATCAAAAAAATCGCGACGGTGTCGACTTTGGAGGATGCGGAATTTGCTGACTTGGCGGGAGCGATCCTTACCGCGTGGGAGCAAGGCCGGCTACGCGAGATCATCGGTCGTATCGCCGCGCTGGATGACGCGGATGCGGGTGTCATCCTGTCGGTGATGGGCGAAGCTGAGGTTCTGACGGCTTTGCATGTTGCCGAGGTCGTAAAGACGAAACTGGAATTGGTGCGCGGTCTTCGCAAACGCGTCGAGACCAAAGAACTAGAAAATGCGATTCGCGATTACATCGCGAAGCATCCCTGGTTAATTGAGCCGCGCCTGGAATTTTTCCGCAAAGAAACATCCCTGAATAAGCTCTTGGCTGAGGTAGCTTCCTCGATAAAGCTGGACCAACACCCCGATTTCTCAAAGCGGGTGGATTTGCTCTTGGCTAACGGCGATCATTTGGTCCTCTTGGAATTCATGCGACCTGGCGTGAAGCTCGACCGCGACCATCTCGATCGGTTCACGCAATATGTCGATGAGCTTCGCGGTCGGATTCTCGCCAGTACCGGAGGACCGTTCCGCCGAATCACCGGTCGATTAGTCGCGGACGAACTCACAAAATCGCCCGGTAATATGAAAGCCATTGAACGCCTTGAAGCGAATGACATGTACGCAATGGAATGGGAAATGCTGTTGGGGCGGGCAGAAACGGAGTTTAGGGAGTACTTCGAGATTATGACCGATAGAGCTCCTGATGATGCGCGGGTGCGTGATCTGAAGCCGGACGGAAGTGAAGGGAAAAAACCTAAAGACAGCTAG
- a CDS encoding DNA cytosine methyltransferase, translated as MKKHTAIDLFSGCGGLTLGLKLAGFKVLAAIEKDELAVKTYRANHQRVRVCHNDIRNVRAKTLRDILKLERGELDLLAGCPPCQGFSTLKTRNGSVQKRDHRNSLIHEMMRFTRAFLPKTIMMENVPGLAQHWSFHKLCRDLRRLGYWVKWDVKDARHYGVPQRRKRLILVAGRGFKVPLAKESKALKTVRKAFENLRRPGKSRDELQNLREYRSAKIMKLIREIPKDGGSRTDLPASRQLDCHKRTNGFKDIYGRMAWDEPSPTITGGCFNPSKGRFLHPSEHRAITLREAAILQSFPRRYRFPVDASKESVALMIGNALPPTFICRHANQIIKALAIEAKKSDLAN; from the coding sequence ATGAAGAAACACACCGCAATCGACTTATTTTCCGGCTGTGGCGGTCTCACGCTTGGCCTCAAACTTGCTGGATTTAAGGTTCTTGCCGCAATTGAAAAAGATGAATTGGCAGTAAAAACTTATAGGGCCAATCATCAACGGGTTCGTGTATGTCATAACGACATTCGTAACGTGCGAGCAAAGACGCTTCGAGATATTCTTAAACTTGAACGCGGCGAATTGGATTTGCTTGCCGGGTGCCCGCCTTGCCAAGGATTCTCTACGCTTAAGACAAGGAACGGGTCGGTGCAAAAGCGTGATCACCGCAACAGTTTGATTCATGAAATGATGCGCTTCACGCGCGCATTCCTGCCTAAAACCATTATGATGGAGAACGTACCTGGTCTCGCTCAGCACTGGTCCTTTCATAAACTCTGTCGTGATCTGCGTCGCCTCGGCTATTGGGTAAAATGGGACGTAAAGGACGCTCGACATTACGGCGTACCGCAGCGACGTAAGAGGTTAATTCTGGTTGCTGGTCGCGGGTTTAAGGTTCCGCTTGCGAAGGAATCGAAAGCGTTAAAGACAGTTCGCAAGGCTTTCGAAAATCTACGACGACCCGGTAAAAGTCGCGACGAGTTACAGAATCTGCGCGAATATAGAAGCGCAAAAATTATGAAGCTTATTCGGGAAATCCCAAAAGATGGCGGCAGTCGAACGGACCTGCCCGCTTCGCGGCAATTAGATTGCCATAAACGTACGAACGGTTTTAAGGATATATATGGTCGCATGGCATGGGACGAGCCATCACCTACGATTACTGGCGGTTGTTTCAATCCCTCCAAAGGCAGATTCTTGCATCCGTCCGAACACCGGGCGATTACGCTCCGTGAAGCTGCGATCCTACAAAGTTTCCCACGCCGTTATCGGTTCCCAGTGGATGCAAGCAAGGAATCTGTTGCCTTAATGATCGGGAATGCTTTGCCGCCGACCTTTATCTGCCGGCATGCGAACCAAATTATAAAAGCTCTTGCGATCGAGGCGAAAAAATCTGACTTAGCCAACTGA
- the vsr gene encoding DNA mismatch endonuclease Vsr, with the protein MADVFSRSKRSEIMSRVKGHGNALTELRLLHILREKRLTGWRRKSKIIGRPDFIFRAERVAVFVDGCFWHGCPKHGSIPKTNEEFWSSKLKRNRQRDREVSAELRRLGWTPVRIWQHELKNPDRIARRIATSLRRM; encoded by the coding sequence ATGGCCGACGTCTTTTCGAGAAGCAAACGTTCCGAGATCATGTCGCGCGTGAAGGGTCACGGCAACGCGCTGACTGAGTTGCGTCTTCTCCATATACTTCGTGAGAAACGCCTCACGGGTTGGCGTCGAAAATCGAAAATTATTGGCAGGCCTGACTTCATATTTCGCGCTGAGCGTGTAGCGGTTTTCGTAGACGGCTGCTTTTGGCACGGTTGTCCAAAGCACGGCTCAATCCCGAAAACGAATGAGGAATTTTGGAGCTCCAAACTCAAACGAAATAGACAGCGGGATCGTGAGGTGTCGGCTGAATTAAGACGACTTGGGTGGACACCGGTTCGAATTTGGCAGCACGAACTCAAGAATCCGGATCGCATTGCTAGGCGAATTGCTACGAGTTTGCGGAGAATGTAA
- a CDS encoding DUF3883 domain-containing protein has protein sequence MASAALDKGFVDESWRLKSHKTAKVGDRVWLLRQGPGPKVIFGRGRITGPAKRDTVSNGEIQWMAPVRFDAIVDPNTHYIVGETETRKILTDSQLKTRASGGLITDEQSNSFEQVAKPTTTIPESGRRADWSEDELKAIVTDYFAMLQKEIAGDKYSKTQHRNALMQFVLRSPGSIERKHQNISAVLASLGLPWIFGYKPLSNFQDALLRAVEQALDQNLDLPDNTAQQPTTENELAEIVVSPPSPKLDRAKTASIRRMVRKYDTAARDAANRNLGNAGEDFVTYFEKKRLISVGRTDLASKVTWVSKTKGDGLGYDIESFDDDGEKIFIEVKTTRGPIDTPFFISPNELRVSAELGTSFRLYRAFSFGNNTKIYILKGPVEKDLKLEPASYRAEVGTED, from the coding sequence ATGGCCAGCGCCGCTCTGGATAAAGGCTTCGTAGACGAGTCCTGGCGCCTGAAATCGCACAAAACCGCCAAGGTAGGCGATAGAGTATGGCTTTTAAGGCAAGGCCCAGGACCGAAAGTAATATTCGGGAGAGGCCGTATTACCGGACCGGCAAAGCGAGACACGGTGAGCAATGGCGAAATTCAATGGATGGCGCCCGTTCGCTTTGACGCGATCGTGGACCCGAATACTCATTACATCGTCGGCGAAACTGAGACTCGAAAAATTCTTACCGACAGCCAGTTGAAAACAAGAGCGAGTGGCGGATTAATTACCGATGAGCAATCGAATTCCTTCGAACAAGTAGCCAAGCCAACAACGACGATACCCGAATCTGGACGCAGAGCCGATTGGAGCGAGGATGAACTAAAGGCAATCGTAACAGACTACTTTGCAATGTTACAAAAAGAGATTGCCGGCGATAAATATTCCAAAACCCAACATAGAAACGCATTGATGCAATTCGTACTGCGGTCTCCTGGCTCAATAGAGCGTAAACACCAAAATATTAGCGCCGTGCTCGCATCACTCGGACTGCCATGGATTTTTGGATATAAGCCGTTGTCTAACTTTCAGGATGCGTTGCTGAGAGCAGTTGAACAAGCCTTAGATCAAAATCTAGACCTGCCGGACAATACTGCACAACAACCAACAACGGAAAATGAACTGGCCGAGATAGTGGTCTCTCCGCCCAGTCCCAAGCTGGATCGCGCCAAGACCGCATCGATCCGGAGAATGGTCAGAAAGTACGACACTGCAGCACGAGACGCCGCAAACAGGAATCTCGGTAATGCGGGAGAAGACTTCGTAACCTATTTCGAAAAGAAGCGGTTGATTTCCGTTGGTAGAACCGACCTCGCCTCAAAAGTAACATGGGTTTCAAAAACGAAGGGCGACGGCTTAGGTTACGACATTGAATCTTTTGACGATGATGGCGAGAAAATATTCATTGAAGTCAAAACGACGCGCGGACCAATCGATACCCCCTTCTTTATCAGCCCCAACGAACTGAGAGTGTCAGCCGAATTGGGCACTAGTTTCCGTCTTTATCGAGCATTCTCGTTCGGCAACAACACAAAAATTTATATTCTCAAGGGGCCCGTTGAGAAAGACTTGAAACTAGAGCCAGCGTCGTATCGCGCTGAAGTTGGGACCGAAGACTAA
- a CDS encoding ATP-binding protein has translation MIGRHIGTVVGNTSPHEFRFVVRSRAAKMGDLVAVAMEIPTGDDKFRKVAVWGRIVELDRYNPFLPAEAGQELAEEGIKLLDTVLSFSRDQTEAKVLVLGSTPEGDFQRMEPLNYPITPGAEVSLPPAEIVKRILTGDENVHRLKLGTLVGRRDVDVHIKTNPVVARHMAILAMTGGGKTVAARRVIRELLEARYPLVILDPHGDYLGFWSRKDLFKNNEIKLFYPSVRVQDQTRDLIAFLVREMTQGLTEPQREVYFQALEHVKIDPNGNDVGTFIDRLVDEVSKVQARSGGTVPAVKRALRIVQSHMKAMEQSNDKLRKQPRLKQFPFEPLPDPMTEAHEIVKPGQASIIYLGGYDHLTQSTMVSLVLKNLFEKRAQLTDEIPPLLCVVEEAHNFIPSAGEGQANTPSVEIIRKVITEGRKFGVGLLLISQRPSRLDETTLSQCNTYMIFRLVNPRDQSFVEKVMENLTRADSRLLPGFGPGQGIISGQGVRFPLLIQVDRDADLEVTGLADENFVEEAAKWSSSSQAETAKRTSDFSNDLD, from the coding sequence ATGATTGGCCGGCACATTGGCACCGTCGTTGGGAATACGTCGCCTCATGAATTTCGCTTCGTTGTGCGTAGCCGCGCCGCCAAAATGGGCGATCTAGTTGCCGTTGCAATGGAAATCCCAACTGGCGATGACAAATTTCGAAAGGTTGCTGTTTGGGGACGCATAGTGGAATTGGATCGCTACAATCCTTTTTTACCTGCCGAGGCTGGGCAAGAGTTGGCGGAAGAAGGAATTAAACTTCTCGACACAGTGCTCTCTTTCTCGCGCGATCAAACCGAAGCAAAAGTTCTCGTACTTGGAAGCACGCCCGAAGGAGACTTCCAACGAATGGAGCCTCTGAACTACCCAATTACACCAGGCGCGGAAGTATCTCTCCCTCCTGCGGAGATTGTTAAACGCATTCTAACAGGCGATGAGAATGTTCATCGGTTGAAATTAGGCACATTGGTGGGGCGTCGTGACGTGGATGTCCACATCAAGACAAATCCAGTCGTTGCGCGTCACATGGCCATTCTTGCCATGACCGGCGGCGGCAAGACTGTTGCCGCACGAAGAGTGATTCGCGAACTGTTGGAAGCAAGATACCCATTGGTAATTCTTGATCCGCACGGCGATTATCTGGGGTTCTGGAGTCGAAAAGACCTTTTCAAGAATAACGAGATCAAGCTTTTCTATCCAAGTGTTAGGGTTCAAGATCAAACGCGAGACCTAATCGCTTTCCTGGTCCGAGAAATGACGCAAGGTCTTACCGAACCTCAGCGTGAAGTTTATTTTCAAGCGCTAGAACATGTAAAAATCGACCCTAATGGCAACGATGTCGGTACCTTTATCGACCGGCTCGTTGACGAGGTTTCAAAAGTCCAGGCCAGAAGCGGCGGGACAGTCCCTGCGGTTAAGAGGGCGCTTCGAATTGTCCAAAGCCACATGAAGGCGATGGAACAATCCAACGACAAGCTTCGAAAACAGCCTCGACTCAAACAGTTTCCATTCGAGCCGCTCCCCGACCCGATGACCGAAGCACATGAGATCGTAAAACCAGGCCAGGCAAGCATCATTTATCTTGGCGGATACGACCATCTCACTCAATCGACGATGGTCTCTCTGGTACTCAAAAATCTATTTGAAAAGCGAGCTCAGCTAACGGATGAGATACCGCCCCTTTTGTGCGTGGTCGAAGAGGCTCACAATTTCATTCCGTCTGCTGGCGAAGGCCAGGCAAATACACCCTCCGTCGAAATCATTCGAAAAGTAATTACCGAAGGACGAAAATTCGGTGTTGGACTTCTACTTATTAGTCAAAGACCAAGTCGATTAGACGAAACGACGTTGTCACAATGCAATACTTACATGATCTTCCGATTGGTAAATCCCCGCGACCAATCATTCGTAGAGAAAGTGATGGAGAATTTGACGCGCGCAGATAGTCGTTTGCTCCCGGGTTTTGGCCCCGGTCAGGGTATTATCAGCGGACAGGGCGTTCGGTTTCCATTACTTATTCAAGTGGATCGCGACGCTGATCTTGAAGTCACAGGACTCGCCGACGAGAATTTTGTCGAAGAAGCTGCGAAGTGGAGTTCAAGCAGCCAAGCTGAGACCGCGAAAAGAACTAGCGATTTTTCGAACGACCTCGACTAG
- a CDS encoding DNA double-strand break repair nuclease NurA has translation MAGVSAYKAILVVDGHWLNGNDQQLRKLRSKNAIPLSVRGSQVQMAKGDASLQFRGQDGKLNFDPEAILRVSDEKQATLQSSVLLADLNKQQINSKQLFFFIEQAADIVRVTLHITDHTLLEQLNKERPELRLHAHNLPPENITELEPSHARDGMTADNLFDVVLQIIQQADPDLFATHTERFLTAPHLLVPLLSHLASLSAEDNLKFPVQLRKLSDHFRQILEMEKSPVRIKHIQRDHLDMWAGAQGKKFAFVDGGVAKIAGLPGTEPTAMRVGIYCVEPGNETSKREQWELQPFVVGDIIDKDTGVTMDDDDQMDLRRLGEAARYVLEPLAALRFLKKYPNIDCVFLHGPLINQFVMYDEDEPHFIPFLKQEFLDAVGITRDEVEKIISDIPRRHNNETMWRQFMAVYGYITSRIFHSNVPLVGVVERSAGAWLAQAVLTGAVDAGVVKDSYRRKVLTLLKKYNISDDFLFGCVLAEGEYLTPTKIPKNEVRRARERWQKVVGQYQRPFATVLKTTEVSFPFRIEMNSVGRDREADVMKTLYHTARLLPSYAFPVGLDIVDKYAKVPDWLSKNVSARVAAKVLNRTIAEGDARLVTQVRKLLAHTPRDFFYRPQTD, from the coding sequence TTGGCGGGCGTCTCTGCATACAAAGCAATTTTGGTCGTCGATGGGCACTGGCTTAACGGCAACGATCAGCAATTGCGAAAACTACGCTCTAAGAATGCGATTCCGCTATCGGTTCGCGGCTCGCAAGTGCAAATGGCAAAGGGCGACGCGAGCCTGCAATTTCGCGGGCAAGACGGCAAATTGAATTTCGACCCTGAGGCTATTCTTCGTGTCTCGGACGAAAAGCAAGCCACTCTTCAATCATCTGTTTTGCTCGCAGACCTAAACAAACAACAGATAAATTCTAAGCAACTATTTTTCTTTATCGAACAGGCGGCAGACATCGTCCGCGTTACGCTTCACATTACTGATCACACCCTTTTAGAGCAGTTAAATAAAGAACGACCCGAGCTTCGTCTTCACGCCCACAACCTACCGCCTGAGAACATCACGGAATTAGAGCCGTCCCACGCTCGAGATGGAATGACTGCGGACAATTTATTCGATGTGGTTCTGCAAATAATCCAGCAAGCCGATCCAGACTTGTTCGCGACTCATACTGAAAGATTTTTAACAGCCCCGCACTTACTCGTTCCTCTACTCAGTCATCTGGCGAGCTTGAGCGCTGAAGACAATCTAAAATTTCCTGTTCAACTGAGAAAACTGTCTGACCACTTCCGCCAAATACTTGAAATGGAGAAGTCTCCCGTTCGGATAAAACACATCCAGCGCGATCACTTAGATATGTGGGCGGGCGCACAAGGCAAAAAGTTCGCATTCGTTGATGGAGGTGTTGCGAAAATTGCGGGGCTTCCAGGAACCGAACCTACAGCGATGAGAGTGGGCATCTATTGCGTTGAACCAGGGAACGAAACCTCAAAGCGCGAGCAATGGGAGCTCCAACCTTTTGTAGTGGGCGACATCATCGACAAAGACACTGGCGTCACCATGGATGACGATGACCAGATGGATCTTCGAAGACTTGGCGAGGCAGCCCGCTACGTTCTTGAACCGCTCGCAGCACTACGTTTCTTAAAAAAGTATCCAAACATTGATTGCGTTTTCTTGCATGGCCCGCTGATAAATCAGTTTGTTATGTACGACGAAGATGAACCGCACTTCATCCCATTTCTAAAGCAAGAGTTTTTGGATGCAGTTGGAATAACGCGTGATGAAGTTGAAAAAATCATCTCCGACATTCCTCGAAGACACAACAATGAAACGATGTGGCGTCAGTTCATGGCGGTCTACGGTTATATCACTTCAAGAATCTTTCACTCGAATGTTCCACTAGTTGGGGTCGTAGAACGAAGCGCTGGCGCTTGGCTTGCACAGGCTGTTCTAACAGGTGCGGTTGATGCGGGAGTTGTCAAAGATTCTTATCGCCGAAAAGTGCTGACGCTGTTGAAGAAGTATAATATCTCCGACGACTTTCTATTCGGCTGTGTATTAGCCGAAGGAGAGTACTTAACGCCCACAAAAATTCCCAAGAACGAAGTCAGACGCGCCCGCGAGCGTTGGCAGAAAGTTGTCGGTCAATACCAGAGACCATTTGCGACTGTACTTAAAACCACTGAGGTATCATTTCCATTTAGAATTGAAATGAATTCTGTGGGACGAGATAGGGAGGCTGACGTTATGAAAACTCTCTATCACACCGCTCGACTGCTACCGAGCTACGCATTTCCCGTTGGATTAGACATCGTAGACAAGTACGCAAAAGTTCCTGATTGGTTATCTAAAAATGTTTCTGCGCGAGTAGCAGCGAAAGTATTGAACCGGACCATAGCCGAAGGCGACGCTCGCCTTGTGACACAGGTACGAAAACTACTTGCTCATACTCCTCGGGACTTCTTCTACCGACCTCAAACAGACTAG